In a single window of the Bacillus rossius redtenbacheri isolate Brsri chromosome 8, Brsri_v3, whole genome shotgun sequence genome:
- the LOC134534826 gene encoding ER lumen protein-retaining receptor-like → MWTSVPEPLEQFLIYIVINIFLILGDFFHVISFFILFIKVFKTRSTRGISCKMFILFVLVFITRYLDLPMYIISVYNTVMKVLFITMSCVMVYLIHIKFSQVKDAGAADNFRVERLIIPALVLALFVNHRISFLEVLWSFSIFLEAVAILPQLTLVQNTGEVDAYTCYSVATLAAYRGFYVVNWVYRYSHENRMDDIAFFAGLIQTLLYSFTAGYMILQYRKETQTSKLSLIDSLKQDIIFKDNEAESILQEKNAFSDYPVTLQNTEIMNHLGPFDVNQVKVHSCVPKDGYQPQVCLQEKKEEQFVHHI, encoded by the exons ATGTGGACCAGCGTACCAGAACCACTTGAACAGTTTCTAATTTACATCGTAATTAATATATTTCTCATTCTTGGAGATTTTTTTCATGTTATATCCTTTTTTATACTGTTCATCAAAGTCTTCAAGACAAGGTCTACTAGAG gcaTATCTTGCAAGATGTTCATCCTGTTTGTGCTGGTTTTCATAACCCGGTACCTTGATTTGCCGATGTACATCATATCCGTATACAACACAGTGATGAAGGTTCTGTTCATCACGATGTCATGCGTGATGGTCTACTTAATTCACATAAAGTTTTCTCAAGTGAAAGATGCTGGGGCTGCTGACAATTTCAG GGTAGAGAGACTGATCATCCCTGCACTGGTGTTGGCATTGTTTGTCAACCATAGAATTAGCTTTTTGGAA gTGCTGTGGTCGTTTAGCATATTCCTGGAGGCTGTGGCAATTCTGCCTCAGCTGACGCTGGTGCAGAATACCGGCGAAGTGGACGCTTACACCTGCTACAGCGTGGCTACCCTGGCCGCGTACCGTGGCTTTTACGTCGTCAACTGGGTCTACCGTTACAGTCACGAGAACCGCATGGATGACATAGCTTTCTTTGCTGGCCTGATCCAAACACTTCTGTACAGT TTTACGGCTGGATATATGATACTTCAATACAGAAAGGAGACCCAGACATCCAAGCTATCCTTAATAGACAGTTTGAAGCAGGACATAATCTTCAAGGATAATGAAGCTGAGAGTATATTACAGGAGAAGAATGCTTTTTCAG attaTCCTGTAACCCTTCAAAATACAGAGATAATGAACCACCTCGGGCCATTTGATGTTAACCAGGTGAAAGTTCACAGCTGTGTTCCTAAAGATGGTTATCAACCACAAGTTTGTCTTCAAGAAAAGAAAGAAGAGCAGTTTGTACAtcat ATATGA